A genomic segment from Echeneis naucrates chromosome 20, fEcheNa1.1, whole genome shotgun sequence encodes:
- the LOC115061342 gene encoding transmembrane protein 236: MGSGRTLKFALCEVLQFAGLCVPLFIVMQRFAIIVAKVKTSAQPPGDGSTAYWLIVASSIAYVTSTALLVWVPMKYMVFMKKKFLIGRKKWRPVALVYVILSTLPCFAFLIASSEVQINNNMKHDTFTELPVSLVLFSLICIDVVERIRHCRLTGQANDLERDADIPSTVLTHVEQVTPVTPVSPAGPGPAVSGPAVPGQGIPTPAQPGGGQPNDRSQNGAGARPETNGTVPGIPGNPGRPFSISGLSSRSLSTTAYGISPYACPGPLRFLCASDARADVFVDSFMFWMDTVEMVRVAGHPLVYYSGWVFPIYIFSYLSCLRVVVMPHSPLLSSLGVVLQELPFFFVRVGLIAFFGFVTPLLYLMKNLLVCLAFVYFNFMTKLRVFNTERMFF; encoded by the exons ATGGGCTCGGGGAGGACACTGAAGTTTGCCCTGTGTGAGGTCCTGCAGTTTGCAGGCCTGTGCGTGCCCCTCTTCATCGTCATGCAGAGGTTTGCCATCATCGTAGCAAAGGTGAAAACCTCAGCGCAGCCTCCCGGGGACGGCAGCACAGCCTACTGGTTGATTGTGGCCTCCTCCATTGCCTATGTCACCTCCACTGCCCTGCTGGTCTGGGTACCTATGAAGTACATGGTCTTCATGAAAAAGAAGTTTCTCATTGGGAGAAAGAAGTG GAGGCCTGTGGCCCTCGTATATGTGATCCTGTCCACATTACCCTGCTTTGCATTTCTCATCGCCAGCTCTGAG GTTCAGATAAATAACAACATGAAACATGATACATTTACGGAGCTCCCTGTATCACTAgtcctcttctctctcatctgtATTGACGTTGTGGAGAGGATACGCCACTGCAGACTGACTGGCCAGG CTAATGACCTGGAGAGAGATGCTGACATTCCCTCCACTGTTCTCACACATGTGGAACAGGTTACTCCAGTGACGCCTGTCTCTCCAGCTGGGCCGGGGCCAGCTGTGTCGGGGCCAGCTGTGCCCGGCCAAGGTATTCCCACTCCTGCACAGCCAGGGGGAGGCCAGCCCAACGACAGGAGCCAGAATGGAGCAGGGGCTCGACCAGAGACCAACGGGACAGTTCCTGGGATACCTGGTAATCCTGGAAGACCATTTAGTATCTCGGGATTGAGCTCTCGATCACTGAGCACCACAGCGTACGGCATATCCCCGTACGCCTGCCCGGGCCCACTGAGGTTCCTGTGTGCCAGTGACGCCCGGGCGGATGTGTTTGTGGACAGCTTTATGTTCTGGATGGATACGGTGGAGATGGTGCGGGTGGCTGGACATCCCCTGGTCTATTACTCAGGCTGGGTGTTCCCCATCTATATTTTCAGCTACCTCTCCTGCCTGCGTGTGGTGGTCATGCCCCACAGCCCCCTTCTTTCCTCGCTCGGAGTAGTTCTGCAGGAATTGCCCTTTTTCTTTGTGCGCGTTGGCCTCATTGCCTTCTTTGGCTTTGTCACGCCTCTCCTCTATCTGATGAAGAACCTGTTGGTGTGCTTGGCCTTTGTCTATTTCAACTTCATGACAAAGCTGAGGGTCTTCAACACAGAGAGGATGTTCTTTTAA
- the LOC115061191 gene encoding zinc transporter ZIP12-like isoform X1, whose product MHFRNSESFLLFLLPLCLLGGFLEVNGQEWGYLQEALKALDLAPGMENEPQLQKNKTDVLISTLLQAVHCAERTGTSQDMCDKCLTPDVAFSVLEDDGKAYLTEEDYQQISTVLLYYVINLQDLCSSNAASSSSLSSSASGNYQFYLLALTNLHPTEDNQFLSLSETESILQLINQHYDPSKQETSSDLQCVDATQIFEDTDTKENPGAAESSVPKVAVAIISHILQGHCFKQRNLPSPAFFTNYIFQHLNRTSNLQIIDLEELLHQLGVGREAATDSHHRKRRSMTGRPQKSAGRKVDGCNYETGGINRDWAQACFSANELVDIFALDPHLPISKEHFRQICPAIIQQLLGNACDSAEQQTRGSLPTALEKYGYSTAAVLLITVGSMFSICLIFFNSCQETYSLILQLFVGLAVGTLSGDALLHLVPQILGLHDDTHSHADEHYTERKDYLWKILGMIAGIYGFFLIERLFSILGPSHGHGPVDDLECAEISPEHSDTRSPSHQRQGIPLLAVMVIVGDSLHNFADGLVVGAAFSYSAETGMATTVAILCHEIPHEMGDFAVLLSSGLSVKTAVLMNFLSALTAFMGLYIGLFVSSETEIQQWIFTVTAGIFLYLSLVEMLPTMSRVKTDRPYLMFLLQNLGLLMGWACLLLLALFEHELKF is encoded by the exons ATGCACTTCAGGAACAGTGAATCCTTTTTGCTGTTCCTGCTACCTCTTTGTCTACTGGGGGGGTTTCTGGAGGTGAATGGGCAGGAGTGGGGGTACCTGCAGGAGGCTCTCAAGGCCTTGGATCTTGCCCCAGGGATGGAAAATGAACCCCAGCTCCAGAAGAACAAAACCGATGTCCTTATCTCCACACTCCTTCAGGCAGTGCACTGCGCAGAGCGGACTGGGACGTCCCAGGACATGTGTGACAAA TGCCTGACACCGGACGTGGCTTTCTCTGTCCTTGAGGATGATGGGAAGGCTTACCTGACTGAAGAGGACTACCAGCAGATCTCGACTGTTCTGCTGTACTACGTGATTAACTTGCAAGATCTTTGCAGTTCAAACGCtgcatcctcttcctccctttcctcctccgCATCTGGGAATTATCAGTTTTACCTTTTGGCCCTCACCAATTTACACCCAACTGAGGACAACCAGTTCCTTTCACTTAGTGAAACAGAGAGTATTCTGCAGCTTATAAACCAGCACTATGATCCCTCCAAACAAGAAACCTCATCTGATTTACAA TGCGTTGATGCCACTCAAATATTTGAAGATACTGACACAAAAGAAAATCCAGGTGCTGCTGAGTCTTCTGTGCCTAAAGTGGCAGTAGCCATCATCAGCCATATCCTGCAGGGTCACTGCTTCAAACAGAGGAATCTCCCATCACCTGCCTTCTTCACCAACTACATCTTTCAACACCTAAATCGCACAAGTAACCTGCAGATTATAG ACTTAGAGGAGCTGCTCCATCAGCTGGGAGTGGGTCGGGAGGCAGCCACAGACTCTCACCACCGGAAGAGGCGGAGCATGACAGGTCGTCCTCAGAAATCAGCAGGGCGTAAGGTGGATGGCTGTAACTATGAAACTGGAGGAATAAACAGAGACTGGGCACAG GCATGTTTTTCAGCCAATGAGTTGGTGGATATTTTTGCTCTGGATCCACATTTGCCAATTTCCAAGGAGCACTTCAGACAAATTTGCCCGGCCATTATCCAGCAGTTGCTAGGCAATGCTTGTGATTCTGCAGAGCAACAAACCAGAGGATCTCTGCCCACTGCTCTTGAGA AGTACGGCTACAGTACGGCTGCTGTTCTGCTAATCACGGTGGGCTCCATGTTCAGCATCTGCCTGATCTTCTTCAACTCTTGCCAGGAAACCTATTCACTTatcctgcagctgtttgtgggTCTGGCAGTGGGAACCCTCTCAGGAGACGCACTCCTGCACCTCGTACCACAG ATTCTGGGCCTTCATGACGACACTCACAGTCATGCTGATGAGCACtatacagaaagaaaagactatCTGTGGAAAATTCTGGGCATGATCGCTGGGATTTATGGATTTTTCCTCATTGAAAGACTGTTCTCCATTTTAGGGCCTTCTCATGGCcat GGACCCGTGGATGACCTGGAGTGTGCAGAAATATCTCCTGAACATTCAGACACAAGGAGCCCTTCACATCAGA GACAAGGTATTCCTCTGCTGGCTGTGATGGTAATCGTGGGAGACAGCCTTCATAACTTTGCCGATGGCCTGGTTGTCGGCGCAGCTTTCTCCTATTCAGCCGAAACTGGCATGGCAACCACCGTGGCTATCCTGTGCCACGAGATCCCCCACGAGATGG GAGACTTTGCTGTGTTGCTCAGCTCTGGACTCTCAGTGAAGACTGCTGTGCTGATGAACTTTCTCAGCGCTCTGACAGCCTTTATGGGCCTCTACATTGGactctttgtttcctcagagaCAGAGATCCAGCAGTGGAtcttcactgtcactgctggGATTTTTCTCTATTTGTCACTGGTAGAAATG cttCCAACGATGAGTCGAGTAAAGACTGACAGACCGTATCTCATGTTTCTCCTACAAAACCTTGGTCTGCTGATGGGTTGGGCCTGTCTTTTGCTCCTCGCACTCTTTGAACATGAACTCAAATTCTGA
- the LOC115061191 gene encoding zinc transporter ZIP12-like isoform X2 — translation MHFRNSESFLLFLLPLCLLGGFLEVNGQEWGYLQEALKALDLAPGMENEPQLQKNKTDVLISTLLQAVHCAERTGTSQDMCDKCLTPDVAFSVLEDDGKAYLTEEDYQQISTVLLYYVINLQDLCSSNAASSSSLSSSASGNYQFYLLALTNLHPTEDNQFLSLSETESILQLINQHYDPSKQETSSDLQCVDATQIFEDTDTKENPGAAESSVPKVAVAIISHILQGHCFKQRNLPSPAFFTNYIFQHLNRTSNLQIIDLEELLHQLGVGREAATDSHHRKRRSMTGRPQKSAGRKVDGCNYETGGINRDWAQACFSANELVDIFALDPHLPISKEHFRQICPAIIQQLLGNACDSAEQQTRGSLPTALEKYGYSTAAVLLITVGSMFSICLIFFNSCQETYSLILQLFVGLAVGTLSGDALLHLVPQILGLHDDTHSHADEHYTERKDYLWKILGMIAGIYGFFLIERLFSILGPSHGHGHSSDFPLEVSCNGHSQRGKSISTIQLGPVDDLECAEISPEHSDTRSPSHQRQGIPLLAVMVIVGDSLHNFADGLVVGAAFSYSAETGMATTVAILCHEIPHEMGDFAVLLSSGLSVKTAVLMNFLSALTAFMGLYIGLFVSSETEIQQWIFTVTAGIFLYLSLVEMLPTMSRVKTDRPYLMFLLQNLGLLMGWACLLLLALFEHELKF, via the exons ATGCACTTCAGGAACAGTGAATCCTTTTTGCTGTTCCTGCTACCTCTTTGTCTACTGGGGGGGTTTCTGGAGGTGAATGGGCAGGAGTGGGGGTACCTGCAGGAGGCTCTCAAGGCCTTGGATCTTGCCCCAGGGATGGAAAATGAACCCCAGCTCCAGAAGAACAAAACCGATGTCCTTATCTCCACACTCCTTCAGGCAGTGCACTGCGCAGAGCGGACTGGGACGTCCCAGGACATGTGTGACAAA TGCCTGACACCGGACGTGGCTTTCTCTGTCCTTGAGGATGATGGGAAGGCTTACCTGACTGAAGAGGACTACCAGCAGATCTCGACTGTTCTGCTGTACTACGTGATTAACTTGCAAGATCTTTGCAGTTCAAACGCtgcatcctcttcctccctttcctcctccgCATCTGGGAATTATCAGTTTTACCTTTTGGCCCTCACCAATTTACACCCAACTGAGGACAACCAGTTCCTTTCACTTAGTGAAACAGAGAGTATTCTGCAGCTTATAAACCAGCACTATGATCCCTCCAAACAAGAAACCTCATCTGATTTACAA TGCGTTGATGCCACTCAAATATTTGAAGATACTGACACAAAAGAAAATCCAGGTGCTGCTGAGTCTTCTGTGCCTAAAGTGGCAGTAGCCATCATCAGCCATATCCTGCAGGGTCACTGCTTCAAACAGAGGAATCTCCCATCACCTGCCTTCTTCACCAACTACATCTTTCAACACCTAAATCGCACAAGTAACCTGCAGATTATAG ACTTAGAGGAGCTGCTCCATCAGCTGGGAGTGGGTCGGGAGGCAGCCACAGACTCTCACCACCGGAAGAGGCGGAGCATGACAGGTCGTCCTCAGAAATCAGCAGGGCGTAAGGTGGATGGCTGTAACTATGAAACTGGAGGAATAAACAGAGACTGGGCACAG GCATGTTTTTCAGCCAATGAGTTGGTGGATATTTTTGCTCTGGATCCACATTTGCCAATTTCCAAGGAGCACTTCAGACAAATTTGCCCGGCCATTATCCAGCAGTTGCTAGGCAATGCTTGTGATTCTGCAGAGCAACAAACCAGAGGATCTCTGCCCACTGCTCTTGAGA AGTACGGCTACAGTACGGCTGCTGTTCTGCTAATCACGGTGGGCTCCATGTTCAGCATCTGCCTGATCTTCTTCAACTCTTGCCAGGAAACCTATTCACTTatcctgcagctgtttgtgggTCTGGCAGTGGGAACCCTCTCAGGAGACGCACTCCTGCACCTCGTACCACAG ATTCTGGGCCTTCATGACGACACTCACAGTCATGCTGATGAGCACtatacagaaagaaaagactatCTGTGGAAAATTCTGGGCATGATCGCTGGGATTTATGGATTTTTCCTCATTGAAAGACTGTTCTCCATTTTAGGGCCTTCTCATGGCcat GGGCACTCCAGTGACTTTCCTCTAGAGGTCAGCTGTAATGGTCATTCGCAGAGGGGCAAGTCCATCTCCACCATCCAGCTG GGACCCGTGGATGACCTGGAGTGTGCAGAAATATCTCCTGAACATTCAGACACAAGGAGCCCTTCACATCAGA GACAAGGTATTCCTCTGCTGGCTGTGATGGTAATCGTGGGAGACAGCCTTCATAACTTTGCCGATGGCCTGGTTGTCGGCGCAGCTTTCTCCTATTCAGCCGAAACTGGCATGGCAACCACCGTGGCTATCCTGTGCCACGAGATCCCCCACGAGATGG GAGACTTTGCTGTGTTGCTCAGCTCTGGACTCTCAGTGAAGACTGCTGTGCTGATGAACTTTCTCAGCGCTCTGACAGCCTTTATGGGCCTCTACATTGGactctttgtttcctcagagaCAGAGATCCAGCAGTGGAtcttcactgtcactgctggGATTTTTCTCTATTTGTCACTGGTAGAAATG cttCCAACGATGAGTCGAGTAAAGACTGACAGACCGTATCTCATGTTTCTCCTACAAAACCTTGGTCTGCTGATGGGTTGGGCCTGTCTTTTGCTCCTCGCACTCTTTGAACATGAACTCAAATTCTGA
- the mrc1a gene encoding macrophage mannose receptor 1, whose amino-acid sequence MLPCSHLAVILCLLQVLHITANTDSGSFLIYNENHNKCIKVESATSVTVALCDPHAKQQQFRWASESRVLSLSLKLCLAATEIKDWVKVILTECDENSDLQHWQCKNETLFGLKDQDLHLNWGNRNERNIMIYKGSGLWSRWRIFGTRGDLCSKGYQEIFTIGGNSFGVPCQFPFKFGETWFAECTKEGRTDGQLWCATERDYDKTKKWGFCPTQISSGWDTDPVTGVQYQRNAQSVLTWHQARRSCQQQGADLLSIVELHEQSYISGLTNNLGTSLWIGLNSLDFESGWQWSNGNPFRYLNWAPGHPSSEPGLTCATLNAAKASKWESISCNKKLGYICRKGNSTSLPPPPSKDQPSFCPNHWVPYAGSCYYLERNKLMWRDALAACHKEGADLASIHNIEEQSFIITQSGYLPTDVLWIGLNDRRNQMLFEWSDHSHVTFTVWKGDEPSHATNLQEDCVLITGKDGKWADHMCEKTYGYICKKKASIKPSEGAREEANPGCKLGSIRFGSHCYTIGAEAKTFNEAKQACSQSGSNLVDVVDRYENAFLVSLVGLRPEKYFWTGFSNTEDRTTFQWTTKRKVTFTHFNVGMPGREQGCVAMTTGKFAGLWDVVSCSNKEKYICKKRAEGVQVTTVPPTTPALSCASGWTPAGNRDVCYKLYKKNGDLKKNWQEAQDFCKAIGGDLMSIHSMQDLHNAPFRGSDAAWIGFTSMDTSKGFVWTDGSANGFENWGFGEPNNYNDNEHCAEVQFYYGRHWNDRHCEAYNDWLCQIRKGVTPKPEPAVVVTVYNTTEDGWIIYNDTQYFINNDNLPMEAARAYCKANFAELAVITGESERKFIWKQIVKGTEGQYYIGMVVNLDKSFSWVDGTPISYTAWEHNEPNFANNDENCVTVLKSMGYWNDINCGMELPSVCKRSNSFVNTTIAPTTVSKGGCAPEWVAFEGRCYKFVVGNDKKNWQDARTSCINQGGNLVSIVNEREQAFLTTQTLNYNGDIWIGMNDVNWEMHFVWTDGKGISFTNWAKGHPTSVPEGRFSLSDEMYDCVIMVGGSSKISGSWKVDDCYSKQSFVCKRNPDSQIAVPPTTVLPKAFNKFGNDSYKLVAQKMRWDEARRQCQADDADLVSILNPVTQAYIILQISKHNQPVWLGLNSNVTGGRYKWVDNWLLSFTKWGKDEPKSNYGCVYIDVDKTWKTAPCTNTYYSICKRSSVIAPTEPPQLPGNCPEPKKRKTWIPFRGHCYSFLGSFVDNWAHASVECLKMGASLVSIEDPHESQFIQKNLELLQDGAKSFWIGLYKNHDGEWMWIDNSVVDYTNWKWGMPKSDSCVDINSDSGQWSTTSCSRFRSYICKTPKLIAPTEKPPSVAHIVEEVSHGSAGITVAVVLVIIAILGLGAFLLFRKQIPTPALGECNFDNKLYFNNPIRAPVDTKGLVANIEQNEQA is encoded by the exons ATGTTGCCCTGTTCACATTTAGCCGTAATTCTCTGCCTCCTGCAAGTCCTCCACATTACAGCCAACACAG ATAGTGGCTCCTTCCTGATCTACAATGAGAACCACAACAAGTGCATCAAGGTGGAGAGTGCCACTTCAGTAACTGTGGCCCTTTGTGATCCTCatgccaaacagcagcagtttcgGTGGGCTTCAGAGTCACGGGTCCTCAGTCTGTCCCTCAAGCTCTGTCTGGCGGCGACAGAGATAAAAGACTGGGTGAAGGTGATCCTCACTGAATGTGATGAAAACAGCGACCTCCAGCATTGGCAGTGCAAGAATGAGACTCTCTTTGGCCTAAAAGACCAGGACCTCCACTTAAACTGGGGCAACCGCAATGAGAGGAACATTATGATCTATAAAGGCTCCGGGCTCTGGAGTCGCTGGAGGATATTTGGCACCCGGGGTGACCTTTGTTCAAAAGGCTACCAAG AGATTTTCACAATAGGGGGCAATTCATTTGGAGTCCCCTGTCAGTTCCCTTTTAAGTTTGGGGAGACGTGGTTCGCTGAATGCACAAAGGAAGGTCGGACAGATGGCCAGCTGTGGTGTGCAACAGAAAGGGATTATGATAAAACCAAGAAGTGGGGATTTTGTCCCACCCAGA TATCTTCAGGCTGGGACACTGACCCCGTCACAGGGGTCCAGTATCAGAGAAATGCCCAGTCAGTGTTGACCTGGCATCAGGCCAGGAGGAGCTGCCAACAGCAGGGAGCCGACCTCCTCAGCATTGTGGAGCTACACGAGCAGTCATACATTTCAG GGTTGACAAATAATTTAGGAACATCTCTGTGGATTGGACTGAACAGCTTGGATTTTGAGAGTGGATGGCAGTGGAGCAATGGAAATCCATTTAGATATTTAAACTGGGCCCCAG GTCATCCCTCATCAGAGCCTGGGCTCACCTGTGCAACCCTAAATGCTGCAAAAGCGTCAAAATGGGAGAGCATCTCTTGCAACAAGAAACTGGGTTACATCTGCCGCAAAGGAAACTCCACCAGTCTGCCCCCACCACCAA GTAAAGACCAACCCAGCTTCTGCCCCAATCACTGGGTTCCTTATGCAGGTAGCTGCTATTACCTGGAGAGGAATAAACTGATGTGGAGGGATGCTTTGGCTGCGTGCCACAAAGAGGGAGCAGATTTGGCCAGCATTCATAATATAGAAGAGCAGAGTTTTATTATAACTCAGTCTGGATACT TGCCAACAGACGTGCTCTGGATAGGCTTGAATGACCGCAGGAACCAGATGCTGTTTGAATGGTCCGATCATTCCCATGTTACCTTCACTGTCTGGAAAGGTGATGAGCCATCCCACGCCACCAACCTCCAAGAAGACTGTGTCCTCATCACAGGAAAG GACGGGAAGTGGGCAGACCACATGTGTGAGAAGACGTACGGGTATATCTGTAAGAAAAAGGCCTCCATTAAACCAAGTGAAGGTGCCAGAGAGGAAGCCAATCCTGGCTGCAAGCTG GGTTCAATCAGGTTTGGTTCACACTGTTACACCATCGGAGCTGAGGCAAAAACTTTTAATGAGGCAAAGCAGGCATGCTCCCAGAGTGGATCCAACCTGGTGGATGTGGTCGACAG ATATGAGAATGCGTTCCTGGTCAGTTTGGTCGGTTTAAGACCAGAGAAATATTTCTGGACTGGCTTTTCCAACACGGAAGACAGAACCACTTTCCAGTGGACCACGAAACGAAAGGTCACATTCACTCATTTCAATGTGGGAATGCCAG gcagagaacaAGGAtgtgttgccatgacaaccgGGAAATTTGCTGGATTATGGGATGTTGTCAGTTGCAGCAACAAGGAGAAATATATCTGCAAGAAAAGAGCAGAGGGTGTACAGGTGACGACAGTTCCCCCCACCACGCCGGCCCTCAGCTGTGCATCCGGCTGGACGCCTGCTGGCAACAGGGACGTCTGCTACAAA CTGTACAAGAAGAACGGGGACCTTAAGAAGAACTGGCAGGAAGCGCAGGACTTTTGCAAGGCCATCGGTGGGGACCTGATGAGCATCCACAGTATGCAGGACTTACACAATGCACC GTTTCGTGGCTCTGACGCGGCGTGGATTGGCTTCACCTCCATGGACACCAGTAAAGGGTTTGTCTGGACTGATGGGTCTGCT AATGGCTTTGAGAACTGGGGCTTTGGGGAACCCAACAATTACAATGACAACGAACACTGTGCAGAAGTCCAGTTTTACTACGGCCGGCACTGGAATGATCGGCACTGTGAGGCCTACAATGACTGGCTCTGCCAGATACGCAAAG GTGTGACTCCCAAACCGGAGCCTGCCGTGGTTGTAACAG TATACAACACCACAGAAGATGGCTGGATCATATATAATGACACTCAGTATTTCATCAACAATGACAACCTACCAATGGAAGCTGCCAGAGCCTACTGCAAAGCAAACTTTGCTGAACTTGCAGTCATCACAGGGGAGAGCGAGAGGAAGTTCATTTGGAAACAG ATTGTGAAAGGCACAGAAGGACAATACTACATTGGTATGGTAGTGAATTTGGATAAATCATTTAG cTGGGTGGATGGTACCCCTATATCTTACACAGCATGGGAACACAATGAGCCAAACTTTGCAAACAATGATGAAAACTGTGTGACAGTACTCAAGAGTATGG ggtaCTGGAACGATATTAACTGCGGAATGGAGCTGCCATCAGTTTGTAAAAGAAGCAATAGCTTTGTCAATACAACGATTGCCCCTACCACTGTTTCAAAGGGAGGGTGTGCACCAGAGTGGGTTGCTTTCGAAGGACGG TGCTACAAATTTGTTGTGGGGAATGACAAAAAGAATTGGCAGGATGCCAGGACATCTTGCATAAACCAGGGAGGAAATCTGGTTTCTATTGTCAACGAGAGAGAGCAAG CTTTCCTAACAACACAAACGTTAAACTACAATGGAGATATTTGGATTGGCATGAACGATGTCAACTGGGAGATGCACTTTGTGTGGACGGATGGCAAAGGCATTTCATTCACCAACTGGGCCAAAGGGCATCCAACATCAGTGCCAGAGGGACGTTTTTCATTATCAGATGAG ATGTATGACTGTGTGATTATGGTTGGGGGCAGCTCCAAAATATCAGGATCCTGGAAAGTTGACGACTGTTACTCAAAACAAAGTTTCGTCTGTAAAAGAAACCCCG ATTCTCAGATTGCAGTCCCGCCCACTACTGTGTTGCCAAAGGCTTTCAACAAGTTTGGCAATGATTCCTATAAGCTTGTGGCCCAGAAGATGAGATGGGATGAGGCGAGGAGGCAGTGCCAAGCCGATGATGCTGATCTAGTCAGTATCCTGAACCCTGTTACCCAGGCATACATCATACTGCAGATTTCCAAGCACAATCAGCCTGTGTGGCTTGGCCTCAACAGCAATGTG ACTGGCGGTCGGTACAAGTGGGTGGATAACTGGCTTCTGTCTTTCACCAAATGGGGCAAAGATGAGCCTAAAAGCAACTATGGCTGTGTGTATATAGATGTGGACAAAACATGGAAGACTGCACCGTGCACTAATACATACTACTCCATTTGCAAAAGGTCGTCAG TCATTGCTCCCACCGAGCCCCCACAGCTTCCTGGCAACTGTCCAGAACCGAAGAAGCGTAAAACCTGGATACCTTTCAGGGGCCACTGTTATTCCTTCCTCGGGTCATTTGTAGACAACTGGGCTCATGCCTCAGTTGAATGCCTGAAAATGG GTGCCTCTCTGGTGAGTATAGAGGACCCTCATGAGAGTCAGTTCATACAAAAGAACCTGGAGCTTCTGCAGGATGGCGCCAAATCCTTCTGGATTGGCCTCTACAAGAACCATGATG GTGAGTGGATGTGGATCGATAACAGTGTTGTGGACTACACTAACTGGAAATGGGGGATGCCGAAGTCTGACTCCTGTGTGGACATCAACTCGGATAGTGGTCAGTGGAGCACAACCAGCTGTAGCAGATTTCGGTCTTACATCTGCAAAACACCCAAGC taatCGCGCCAACGGAAAAGCCCCCCTCTGTTG CCCACATCGTTGAAGAAGTTTCCCATGGGTCAGCTGGCATCACTGTGGCTGTTGTGCTGGTTATAATTGCCATACTTGGACTTGGTGCCTTCCTCCTCTTCCGTAAACAGATACCAACACCTGCCTTGGGAGAATGCAACTTCGAcaacaaattatatttcaacAATCCAATCCGAGCCCCTGTTGACACGAAGGGCTTGGTGGCTAACATAGAACAAAATGAACAAGCATGA